From one Nodosilinea sp. FACHB-141 genomic stretch:
- a CDS encoding dihydroorotase yields MTAVPGTGAQLIQQVRVLDAVTQRDQVADVLVQDGVVTEIAPSITVIPARAEMLDGQGKILLPGLVDLYSHSGEPGHEPRETLESLLAAGQAGGFTRLGILPNTEPAIDHPAMVEKLLARRDSIARTNASLPHLYPWGALTQGAQGQQMVELVELSEAPIAGFADGRAIQNSLLVQRLLQYLRPLGKPVALWSCDRTLRDSGVAREGPFSLIYGLVGDPASSETAALAALLECVAEVGTPVHLMRISTGRGVELVRQAKERGLPVTASTTWMHLLWSAKDLHSYDPNLRLSPPLGNPEDQAALIEGVKAGVVDAIAIDHTPHTYEDKTVGFPSAPPGAIGLELALGILWDRFVTQGDWSPLQLVQALSTNPAACWGQTPPTIQPQQPAEMILFDPGATWTVTPSTLCSLSANTPWLGKAIPCRVLRTWVPPR; encoded by the coding sequence GTGACGGCGGTGCCGGGAACTGGAGCGCAGCTGATTCAGCAGGTGCGAGTGTTGGATGCGGTGACCCAGAGGGATCAGGTCGCCGATGTGCTCGTACAGGATGGCGTGGTGACAGAGATCGCCCCGTCAATCACCGTCATTCCCGCCAGGGCCGAGATGCTCGACGGCCAGGGAAAAATTCTCTTGCCGGGGCTAGTCGATCTCTACAGCCACTCGGGGGAACCGGGCCACGAGCCGAGGGAAACCTTGGAGTCGCTGCTGGCGGCGGGTCAGGCAGGCGGCTTCACCCGGTTGGGCATTTTGCCAAATACGGAGCCTGCGATCGATCACCCAGCAATGGTGGAGAAGCTGCTGGCCCGGCGGGACTCGATCGCGCGTACAAATGCTAGTCTGCCTCACCTGTATCCCTGGGGTGCCCTGACCCAGGGTGCCCAGGGGCAGCAGATGGTGGAGCTGGTGGAGTTGTCCGAGGCTCCGATCGCAGGTTTTGCCGACGGTCGAGCGATTCAGAATTCACTCCTGGTGCAGCGGTTGTTGCAGTACCTGCGACCCTTGGGGAAGCCGGTGGCGCTGTGGAGCTGCGATCGCACCCTGCGAGACAGCGGCGTTGCCCGCGAAGGGCCGTTTTCGCTGATCTACGGCCTGGTGGGCGACCCGGCCAGCTCTGAAACTGCTGCATTGGCGGCACTGCTGGAATGTGTGGCCGAGGTTGGCACCCCTGTGCACCTAATGCGAATTTCGACCGGGCGCGGGGTCGAACTAGTGCGTCAGGCCAAAGAGCGCGGGCTGCCCGTCACCGCCAGCACCACCTGGATGCACCTGCTGTGGAGTGCCAAGGATCTGCACAGCTACGACCCCAACCTGCGATTATCGCCACCGTTGGGAAATCCTGAAGACCAGGCAGCGCTAATTGAGGGAGTGAAGGCGGGGGTGGTGGATGCGATCGCGATCGACCATACCCCCCACACCTACGAAGACAAAACCGTGGGTTTTCCCTCTGCGCCCCCCGGTGCGATCGGCCTGGAGCTAGCGCTGGGGATTTTGTGGGATAGATTTGTCACCCAGGGCGACTGGTCGCCCCTGCAACTGGTTCAAGCACTAAGCACAAACCCGGCAGCGTGCTGGGGCCAAACCCCGCCGACTATCCAGCCCCAGCAGCCTGCGGAAATGATCTTGTTTGACCCTGGCGCGACCTGGACGGTCACGCCTTCAACCCTTTGCTCTCTCTCAGCCAATACCCCCTGGCTAGGGAAAGCGATCCCATGTCGCGTCCTGCGGACTTGGGTGCCGCCGCGTTAG